The sequence below is a genomic window from Chondrinema litorale.
TTCCAGAATACGAAGCTTATTACAGCGGATTAGAAGAGCTTGATGGAGAAGCTTTGGCAAAAGGATTATATCAAAAAATAAAAGGACACAAGACTTTTACTTACCGACAATGTTATGATATTTTGATGGAGTTAGATCAAGACCCAGATAATTCGAATAATGTAATTGGTATTTATTCTAACTTTTCTATGGATGCAGCCAAACAATATGATGATGGGAATGGATGGAACCGAGAGCACATTTGGGCGAAGTCTTATGGAGATTTTGGTACATCTCCTGGGCCGGGAACAGATTTACATCACTTAAGGGCTTCTGATGTTTCTACAAATTCTGCAAGAAATAACCGAACTTTTGATGAAGCTGATGAACCTTATACAGATGGTGATGGAAGGTATCAAGGTGAAAGTGGCTGCTATACAAGTAGTGTAGAGTGGGTTTGGGAACCTAGAAACGAGAGAAAAGGTGATATTGCCAGAATGATATTTTACATGGATGTTCGCTACGAAGGTGAAAATGGAGAACCAGATTTAGCGTTGGTTGATGAAATAATAAATAGAGGTAGCAAAGAGCCATATCATGGTAAGCTTTCTACTTTACTCCGTTGGCACGAAGAAGACCCTGTAAGCGAAGAAGAAAAACAAAGAAACGAATTGATTTACGAGAAATATCAAAAGAATAGGAATCCATTTATAGATCACCCTGAGTTTGCCAGAATGGTTTGGGGTTATGATTTTTAATAGAATTTTAAATACTTTCAATTTAGCTCCTTATTCAAACGAAAGATAAGGAGCTATTTTTTTGATAAAGGTATCATCAAGTATTTTAATATTGGCTAAATCTTCGGGCTTCTTATAATCACCATGTTGTGCTCTGTATTTCACAATAATGTTTGCTTCTTTCCAAGAAATATAAGGATGGCTTTGTAGAGATTTTGCATCAGCTAAATTGATTGAAATTTTATT
It includes:
- a CDS encoding endonuclease I family protein; the protein is MRKNYIVLLMIVLCYACTPTEQSTTGNDSVSEKTKVDNNQPTQAKTEVPEYEAYYSGLEELDGEALAKGLYQKIKGHKTFTYRQCYDILMELDQDPDNSNNVIGIYSNFSMDAAKQYDDGNGWNREHIWAKSYGDFGTSPGPGTDLHHLRASDVSTNSARNNRTFDEADEPYTDGDGRYQGESGCYTSSVEWVWEPRNERKGDIARMIFYMDVRYEGENGEPDLALVDEIINRGSKEPYHGKLSTLLRWHEEDPVSEEEKQRNELIYEKYQKNRNPFIDHPEFARMVWGYDF